The following is a genomic window from Lactococcus allomyrinae.
GAAGAAATTTTAGTTTTTGTCAGAAAAAACAGAAAACAATTTCAAATGGATAGAGAATCTTATATTCAAGATTATGTCAGAACCAAAAAATCTCAAGGAAAGGTACACAATCTTTTTTATATCAATGGATCGGGTGGAATTGGAAAATCAATTTTTTCTAAAAGTCTTTCAGAAAAACTCATTAGCTTAAAATATTCAACCCAAGATAAACAAGACTTACTTTTTGAAAGTAGTAGCTCTGGTAAAAATTCAGACTTACTAAATCAATATGAATTACAACCAATATCAATTTTTGATGATTTGAATATCAATAGTTTTAGCAACACACAACACTTTCTGAAGCTATTTGAGAAAAATATTGTGCCACTCATTCAATCAAGGTATCAAAATAAATATTTCTTGTCTGAATATAGCTTTATAACAAAATCAGAACCAATAAAAACTTTTATTAGCAGCATTTATAGATTAAATGGAGTTCATTCAGAAATTAATCTCAAGCAACAAATTTTAAGAAGGTTTTCTTTAATCATAGAAATAGAAACAGACAAACTGATTCTCAAAGAAATAAAGAGAAAACCCAATACAACTGAATTTGAGATAGTCATTTCAGAAGTAATTCAGTTTGATAATTTAACTTTTATAGAGCTATTTTCAAGCTATGATACAGACAATACTCAATTTAAAAAACTGCACAAACAAAGAGAGAAAATCATTGAAAAAATAGTCAATGAATACCTATAAAAGCTGAAATTTTTTAAGAAAAATATTTTTACTTTATATAATTA
Proteins encoded in this region:
- a CDS encoding Rep family protein, with amino-acid sequence MPTNNLKRYRTFNGMINYDYFRKNENGKIENTLSETDFKELVISKIAKENSIDWFCLVAHNRDILDEESGTLKPHHIHFVLRFENARTINSVLNSLSKVKISERNISAAQSVASSLLYLTHTTPQAIKEKKTRYEVSELSIFAENHFLNQSEKELWYRNKISGSLGQISKKFDETPLIIDIYKEIQQGFIPTDNNLLNLIKSYRSLYQLSEEEILVFVRKNRKQFQMDRESYIQDYVRTKKSQGKVHNLFYINGSGGIGKSIFSKSLSEKLISLKYSTQDKQDLLFESSSSGKNSDLLNQYELQPISIFDDLNINSFSNTQHFLKLFEKNIVPLIQSRYQNKYFLSEYSFITKSEPIKTFISSIYRLNGVHSEINLKQQILRRFSLIIEIETDKLILKEIKRKPNTTEFEIVISEVIQFDNLTFIELFSSYDTDNTQFKKLHKQREKIIEKIVNEYL